The DNA window aaaaaccttgATCACAATACAATACCACCATCTCATTGTCGATCTACAATCCAATGATGAGAGTCCTGAGCTAAAGAAGTTGCTTGGGCTCTGTGAAAGTAATCAACGTGAAAGGGGAAATGAGCTTTGAATACTCAAAGTGCTGCTTTGAGGAATGTCGCAAATTTAAAGTAGATTCTAGTaccgtgtatatatatatatatatatatatatatatatatatattggtaatTGCTTTCTAGCTTTATGCATATGAATTACAAGTGTGGTTGTCATGTCTACTTCAATATATAGCACGGCTTCGAGACGCCAAAAGCAATATTGGGTCTAACATCATGATGGAAACTATCACTGTTCTCCTCCTCTGCTTTCACAGgaagtgaagaaattaaaataaaaaagaaaatataaaagaaattgatatttatttatttatttatttttttaatttaacatgggtgtttgggccagcttgcgtgcacctccagtggccatcatatgagcaaccacagggctcgaacctgagactacagaagaagcaaacctcttgatcccaaactcttaccactggaccatcacctagatggttagaaattgatatttattgatATACATGATTATGACCAGAAATGTAAACACTAAACGgcattgaatattttttgcCCTGGCGATAGGATATTCTTTGGATCATATTGCGCTTTCCTCTCTCGAAAGGTTGTCCATTTTGAGCCAAAATGCTTAATCCATTCTTCTATGGTTGTATAATCAGCAAGATATTTCACAATCTTGATACCAGCCTCTtcacaaaatttaataactGCTTGATTTTGATCTTCGTAGACCTGCCAATTATCAATCCCACTTGTATGCAAGAACGATGTCGTATAAAAGATATCTTCATCTGGTATAACTGCAGACAACTCAGCATCCCATCTGAAATTTTAAGGaaaacttttattattgttgaagtaattggtatatatatatatacacacgttttttttaaggatactATTATAGGGCACTTACTTGTGTCGGTTCAAAGGGTAAAAGAGGACAGGTCCTGTGGTGATGTTTCTTTTAAGAACAATATCTCTCAAGACACCTACGTTGAAATCTGAAATTCGAGATTGGGGAATAAATAGATTTTGCCATGGATGTGTCTGTGATTCATTCTCAGCATTTGGGACTCTCGTCAAAAATTCTTGATAGGAGACAAATTTTGCATTGATTAAACCAGGAACATGAGAAAAGTCTTTGAATACTTGTTGTAAATCCTATAAGAAAACAATGGCCAGATTCATTATTAAACTAATGTATGTAAGAGAATCGACAGTGACTACTAacttattctcttttttttttcgaaaaGTATGTTCACaggaaaatacatatttttaacgTGAACTATACATGTATAAAATGTCAACTGATCTAGTTTATATAATATTCGTTGCATAAAATAGAATATAGATTAGACTGAAAACTTGTCAGTTCGTTTTAAGAATATGTTTAGTAACATTAACATCTTTTGAAATATCATGAAATTATTACAGACATCTTTCAAATGTGAAAAGGTTTTTGTCAAACTTTCGAGAGATCATGTAATTAACCTTATAAAATATACTATATAGATAgagatataattattaatatgatgatGAACTTGATTACCTGGTCTATTTCACTCTCTATATCTTCTATGAAGTAGTACTTGGTAAGCTCAAGACAGTAGATGATACCATATGTTTTAACCAAGGACATAATTTGAGGGAGCTGAGTTGGATGAAAAAAGGAGGTTATCCACTCAGTTGGGGTGCCATTATCCAACATAAGTGAACCTTCCAAATAATTGGCTACATCTCTTTGGCCACCCCTAACTATTCTTTCTTGGTCTCTGATAAAATCAGAGAAATTACTGTAAAATGCTCGAGACCACCTAACCTGCAATTGAAAACCCCATATGTCAAATTGTTGGAGCTAATTAATAgtttattcatatatttaagATTTGATCGAAATATTCAAATTGTTGGaaactttttaaattcagtATGCctgtctctttctttctttgagttTAGCACCATTATTAGGCATATAACCAGATGTCAAAACATTCATTCatgcttaattgaaaaaatgttAAGGTGAGAGAGAGCGAAGCACAACTCCCTAGCTTTGTATAATTACTTTTGTTGGTGCCGACCTTAAAGCAATCCTTGCTCTAGTTATAATCCCAAATTGGCCTAAACCTCCCAGAACAGAATCAAATAGATCTGAATTATTTCTTTTAGAGCAGGTCACAAGCTCCCCTTTTCCTgaatcaagaaaaaacacaatGCTATCAAGTAAacccacttttcttttcttctttttaggtcTATTTCTTACtgaaaaaacaaagtgaaaatATATTCAAGGGAAACATACCAGTTATAACATCTAGTTCATAAACATTGCTAATCTGAGGGCCATGCAGAAATGTTTGCCCACTGACTCCAGCATTAGAAAGCGTACCACCAACACTTAGGTACAAAAAGTCGGTCCACGACACCGGTGAAAGTCCTTGTGCTGCAGTGGTGTGTAACACATCAATCCATAATTGCTCACCTCCAACATCAGCGAATAAATGGTTTTTAGAAACCCTAATTTTGATCCCATTTTTATCTTCTCTCAAACTTTTCATATCCACTACCACCCCATCACGAGCCATGTCCTGTCCATTAACAGAATGGCCATTTCCCCTAACAGATATACCAAATGGAATGGGACAATTGTACGAGGAATTTACTAGTATTTGAATATCTTCAATGGATGATGGATAAAGAACAGCAGCTGGCGTGCTATGGACTATGTTACCGTAATCAGTAGATGCTGAATCTATGGCTACTGGATCAACATGAAGCTTAGTTGCTAGTTCCGGTGGTAGTGGGCATGTCAACGCATTTGATTTTCCCATGGTGCACAAAAAATATGTTACTAGTAACATAACTAAGAGATGGATTGGAGTTGAAGGACTTTTcgccataattttatttttttgaagaaaatcaagGAGATGAAAGGAGGATAAGGCTCGAGGATGGTGGTGATTAGTGAAGACGAAAGGAGGGATGTGCGTGTGCATTTATAGTTGGCCATTGTTGGTTTTGCTTAATTGACAAATCCTTGAAACATCCTCAATTCTACAGGCATGCCGTATTATTTTGCTTTTGTAGATTTgtctaaataattaataaacttaCAAGGTCAACAACCTCGTAGTGGTTTCTTTACGTCTCTCAGGGGATGGATTGACTTTTtctattaacatattttattttgttggcgGAGGAGGCCGGCGGGGGGAAGGGTAGGATGAGTTGACTTggaatgataatttattttatttttttattagatgatAGGAGGTATTCTTGGATCAACTTTCTTCACCAGGACCTTAGGAGCGTACCTTTCATGATATCGATACGGCGTATTTTTAGaagatttgaataaatttttcaaaatgtgtgtgtatatatatatatttcaaccttaaaaattaaaaaaagagagggaacaAACCTCTTTGATTAGCAAGCATCATCCCTTGGATCATTTTGCGGTGCGTAGTCCTATCTATTTGCTATACACATATAAGATGAAAAGTATATAGGATTTTTCATTTGACAACTCTAAGTCTTTAAGTTGAATCAATAATTAAGCTATAGTCTTTTTAATCAAGTAGTTCTTACTATAATTGctcttaatttcttctaatttcatcataatcaaggctttgtttgtttttatattttaaaagcgtttttaaaaaactttgattttttttaaattaatattttttaatatttttagatcattttgatgcgttaatataaaaaataattttaataaaataaaaaattattattttaatacatttttaaataaaaaatattttaaaaaacaactgcaatcatattattaaacacGCACAATAGCCTTGTTTGGCTagttttttcatcttcttttcccATACAGCTTGCACGCTATCCAAGGGTGTGTTTTTTCAAAGTTGCATACGGATCGCCTGCATGGATACCAT is part of the Populus trichocarpa isolate Nisqually-1 chromosome 7, P.trichocarpa_v4.1, whole genome shotgun sequence genome and encodes:
- the LOC7462570 gene encoding cytokinin dehydrogenase 3; amino-acid sequence: MAKSPSTPIHLLVMLLVTYFLCTMGKSNALTCPLPPELATKLHVDPVAIDSASTDYGNIVHSTPAAVLYPSSIEDIQILVNSSYNCPIPFGISVRGNGHSVNGQDMARDGVVVDMKSLREDKNGIKIRVSKNHLFADVGGEQLWIDVLHTTAAQGLSPVSWTDFLYLSVGGTLSNAGVSGQTFLHGPQISNVYELDVITGKGELVTCSKRNNSDLFDSVLGGLGQFGIITRARIALRSAPTKVRWSRAFYSNFSDFIRDQERIVRGGQRDVANYLEGSLMLDNGTPTEWITSFFHPTQLPQIMSLVKTYGIIYCLELTKYYFIEDIESEIDQDLQQVFKDFSHVPGLINAKFVSYQEFLTRVPNAENESQTHPWQNLFIPQSRISDFNVGVLRDIVLKRNITTGPVLFYPLNRHKWDAELSAVIPDEDIFYTTSFLHTSGIDNWQVYEDQNQAVIKFCEEAGIKIVKYLADYTTIEEWIKHFGSKWTTFRERKAQYDPKNILSPGQKIFNAV